GTAGGAGCCCTTAGTTTCAAGGGATTTACAGCATCTCTTAACAATTACTTTCTGTTCTTTAAAGTCACTGGAAATTCTATTGCTATTGTCGcggtatatgttgatgatatattAATTACAGGGGATGATGTCAATGAAATCTCAACACTAAAGTCCTTTCTTCATCAAGAATTCAAGATAAAAGATCTTGGACCACTACATTATTTTCTAGGAATCGAAATTCTAAGGGAAAATTCAGGTTTCATAATGTGTCAAAGGAAATATACCTTAGACTTATTGAACGAGTTTGATGTTTCTCATCTTGGTTCAGTATCATCTCCCATGAATCTTTCTCACAAACTCTCTGTGGATTCAGGAGTTCCAATGTCAGATCCATCAGTTTATAGACATCTTATTGGGAAGATCAACTATTTGACACATACGAGACCGGATTTATCATTTGCAGTTTTGACTCTTAGTCAATTTATGCAAAATCCAACCATTCCTCATTTTAATGCGGGATTAAGGGTTCTCCGTTACCTGAAGAAATTTCCAAATCAAGGCCTCTTCCTTAATGATTTGTCTTCCTTCTCTCTCAAAGCATTTTGCGACGCCGATTGGGCTTCATGCCGCGATTCTCGTCGATCAATCAGTGGTTTCTTCATCAGCTTGGTTCTCTGATTTTGTGGAAATCGAAGAAACAGGCTAGCATCTCTTTATCATTTGCAGAAGCAAAATATAGATCAATGAGGAAATTAGTTGCAGAGTTAACATGGTTGACGAGATTACTTACAGATCTATCGATTTCTCCTTCACTTCCAGTGCCGATTCACTCCGATAGCCAGGCGGCTATTCATATTGCTCGAAACCCCGTGTTTCACGAACGAACGAAACACGTTGAGCTCGATTGCCACTTCATTAGGCAACAATATCTGGCTAGTTTGATTTCTTTAAGCTTTGTTCCATCAAAAGGCCAACTCGCCGACATCTTCACCAAATCTTTGTCGGGTCCAGCTCATCGGACTAATCTTTCCAAGTTGGGTATCACTTTGCtcccctccaacttgaggggggatgATGGAATACAGATTTCTTCATCATCGTCTTCCATGGATTTTCTGAAGAACAAAGAACAAAGTAATGAGAAAAGGAAAGTGATAGTACAACCTAAGAAAAATCGAGAAACCATTTTATGTGTCTTAACAGACACGTGTACAAGATCAAAGCCACAAACACCAATTATTGATGGATCAAATCTGGACCGTGTGATTAAAATGAACAGTTGTGATGAAGGCTTCTTGAAGACATGTGCAATGCACATGATGGCATCAAATTTGTTGAGTCTGTTATTTAGACCAGCCAATAGAAATAGGACAAATAGTATAGATTTAATAATTTTCTTATTCAGTATTTTTTATTCTTTCCTGTATAAATACATGATATCAGTATATACGAAAGAGAGCAGAAAATTCCCAAAATATTTCTCATTGATTTCCTTTAAAAGAAGTTCTTGTTCAATTTCCCCGAGAATAAATTTTCAATTTTGTCTCTGTCGCCAACACTTGAGACTGCATATTCTCTTTTGGGAGCTAATAAGAGCttttttatgagtttaaattttatatattgaCTGTTAAACAATATTTGCACATGAAATTACTTATAAGATAATTATAGCTTTATGATACACATTAATTGATAACCTGTAAAAGTGGTAACCAATATGCTATAAGACAAATCTTAAAATTACCTTGTCCACTTGCTTTATAGTTTTGCAAAATGTGTTCTTTTTCTATTATAGAAACGACTGATTAATTTGAAAGTTTTTATTCATCAGTAATAACTCTCAACATATAATTTAGTTGATAAACATCTTGGAGATCGAAACAATATAGTGCCACCGAACCTTTTCCCATAGTCCAATTGCATGAtttaaatgaatttatttggtaTATTCAAGTCCCTATTGTCATTAAATTGAAAGGGAGTGACCACCAACCTATCTAGACACCATATGTACTCAAATTATTCTTCTATATAAGCGTCTTCCTTTAGCCAAACCATGTATCTCCACTAAACTTTCTGAGTTCCCAAAGTTTGTGGATACCTTTTCCCTTCCTTTTTCCTTCTAAAAATGGCTCATTCCACATTTCAAGAGATTCCAAAACAAAAATGAATTCAGAAACAGAAAACAAAAACAAGGCCATAGTGAAAACTCTTTACAAGGCATTAGCATGTACATATGGTGACACTAAAAATGTCACCGGACTTATTGCCGATGACTTAGAATGGTGGTTTCATGGACCACAAAATTGTCACTATATGATGAAATTGCTCACTGGAGAAATATCTAGTAAGAATAATTCTTTCAAGTTTGAGCCAAGAAGTGTAGATGCTATCGATGATCGTGTGATTGTTGAAGGATGGGAAGGTGCAAAAGCTTATTGGGTACATGTTTGGACATTGAAAGATGGTATTATTACTCAATTTAGGGAGTATTTCAATACTTGGCTTACTGTGACTGAATGAGGCCTACCGGTAGGGTACGCTCTGCCACCACGTTGTGGCAGAGCCACCCTCGAGACCTCGCGAAACGTTCACTGCCAGGGATTATGCTAGCAATTTGATGGTGGTGAATGAATGTTTCATGTAGTACTATAGTCCATTAGGGAAATGAAAGCAGGGTGTGTTTACCTTCTTCCGTACCTAAGTGTGAAAAAATGGAAATGTAAGAAGTTTGCTTATATATCCAATCGATTTTTTGATGAAATATTATACCCCTGTTTcactttatttgttttatttttctgtttagtccgtttaaaaaaataatgatttttttcttgtttgacGACTCTTTAATTCAAATATTTTATCAATTATGTTTAAGATTACAAGatcaattaaaaaatattttgataCATTTAACATGTATTTAATTTAAGATTACaagatttatttttatttttttaaatttttgaactCCGTATCAATTTAAAACTAGAcgattgaaacggagggagtgcTTATTATGAATTGTTGGTTTAAAACTTTGTATTCAGAGTTTCATGTTAGGACACACCACGAGGAATGACATCTTTTTTGGCAGCAATAAGTGCCAACCACTTTGGTCTCTGCAAAAGTACACTTTTCTCCTGGCGATTGATCGAACAAGTTGCCGTAGAAAGAGCTACTTCCGTCAGCCCCAAAATAAATATTACCAAACAAAAATTACGTccattaaaaaattaataaatataatgtgAAGTAAACTAATTCATCTTTATTTATTagatatttttttgaaaattaaacaatattaaaaaagactacttctttaatgttaagggtataattggaaACGCTTGTCAATTTTTGTCTTAATTTCTTAAGACGACATTTATttctaaatattttttgtttgttaagatgacacttattttgagtTGGAGGAAGTAGTTTTATTAGTGGTCGTGCAACATTGAGTCAATTCCTCAAATAGTCATTGAACTTGTTAAAAAATCCTACTAAAGTAACTTTTGATATTTTTTTGACAATAAGGTCATCAAATTATGCCCTTGTTTCCAATAAAGTAAAACAATCCATTTTTGAACATAATCCCCTTAACCCATTTTTAAATTACAAAATTCATTATCTAGGCACAATTTTTCGGTACTCCGAAATTCTTCTTCAAATAATATTTTCAtgttttaataataaaaaatcaaagtATTATTTCAAGTTATAAGAATAAAACAATATAACAATTCAAACTCTAAGTATGCTATAAGATTTTCTTTGTTATATCAacttcttttgaattattttaatatttttctatTGCTCAACGCAGGAAGTTAAACATTTTACTGAATGAAAGTGCTTGGACATAATTGAAACACATGTGACGTTATATAGATGCATGATGCATGTATAATATTTGGATAAATTTTCTCAAAGAACAAATCGTGTTGGATAACTACTTCGTAAAAATAAAAACATTTTTACAATTAGTTGTATATATGctttctaaaaatataaaatattatattaattgTAATCCACTTATTTGTAGtagttaaataaaatcaaaatattacaagttcatctccaaaaaaataaaaatagtaaatattttttttttgataatcgaAAATTTTATACATTAGGAAAAATTATTTATAATCAGTTAAAAAACTATAATTAAGCGCCGTACTTAATTCTACTATCATTCAACTATATCCTTTTATTTTCTACTTTAGACACAATTTTGCAATATTCTAAAAAAAttgtttgaattaatatttttcacattttgaaaataaaataaaactattcaaATAGGTtatataatttaaaaataagtcAAGGGGTCTTATGTCCAAAAATGGAATGTTTTACTTTTTTAGAAATATGAACATAGTTTGATGACCTTATTgtccaaaaaaattcaaatattaCTTTAGTAGGACTTGTCTACAAGTTCAATGATCATTTGAGAAATTGACTCGTGCAACATTATACTAATGACGATTACATTTAGGTAGCTATGAATTTGTACACAATTTCCCTTTCCCCACAAGAAAACAAAATATTAGTATGGGGACCTTTAGGAGTCCCCACGAATAAGTTCAAATGATTTGACttaggcctgtgcacaaatcggttcaattCGAATTTCTgaaccgattcgaaacaattcggataatttaatttggataatacaattcgatttcgatttacaaatgcaattataaaatattacggtttaacggttcggttacggtttgcttcaattatcaaccgaaccgatccgaacaaaccgaatttatatgccactagtgactaatttggtatatgtaatgtggtgttggcagatttgtatgcttgcacaagttgtcaagctcttgttttgctatttatatgctattatgcttgcaagtttatgtttttttcttggttaatgtcttcgttataaggctgcaagtttaggatctcattattttttgttatgtttactctaaaactgaaatgaaatagttgcttgtttaaatttcgaataaaccgaacaaatcgatttgtgtaaccgaaccgaaataataaaaaacgaatcaaattgaacctagaatggatcgagtttggttgagaattttagaaagtcgaaattcgaaatttcaactcgatgatggccaaaaccgaaccgaaccgattcgtgcacaggcctaaTTTGACTATTCTCAATGACATTGAGATTGCCGTTAAAAGCCTATGCAGGCGACTGTTCCACTTTTTTGGCACCAAAAGTCTGCATTTCTTGATGTTACACTTTGCTTTACGATGATATTGTATCTTGCACAACATGTTATTCCAGGCATCACATATTTTTTGCTTATATAAGAGATGCTTCCTCGTATAAAAAAGAAAAtctacttagcctttttttcttggataaaaaagagttcacttagcaaatcaagaaagattaacattattttttaatatttgcccttattaagtgttatatgataaAATCTCAATGACTATTTAATTAGgagtaatttagtcaaattacctatttttgtctaggagttagtattttcttaaggagtgtgcaaatggttaagtggactttttttttatccggagggagtaacaaATATTAATATCTGAAATTAAAGATGTAACTAGTAGAATGTATGGGTTCTAATTAACTTGATAACTAATTACTGCTCAAGTCAAGTATCTTGACCAAGGATAAGGTGATACAACTCATGTAAAGAAACTATCCAGTTTAGCAAACAATACCTACCAACATTAGCCAATTCAAAAACTAATATCAGTATTAGCCAATTATCATAAATGCTACCAAATTTAACCTTAAATCCTATTacaatattatactcatctcTATTACAGTGAATGAATCTTCGTTTCATTCCTTGGAGCAGCAATTTTTTTCCGAATCATTTTTTCCTCTCTATATATTACTATGAGTTTTGATGAGCCAATTTCGTTGAACATTATGGTGTTTTTTATTACAAGAATGAAGTCTTTCGAAAAGTTATGAAGGCCTTCTGCTTCTCTTCTACTTCTCGAAAAGAAGCTAAATCAGTTTGGATTTCATATTTGAAGTAGGAAAAGTGAGCTAAAAAACTAAATTGTTGTTTGAAACAATGGAAAAGTGAGCTAAAAAACTAAATTGTTGTTTGAAACAATGGAAAATATCATGGCTAGCCATAGAATGAAAGCTGGCTTAAGCTTGAGTTTGAATATTTCGGTTTTCGAAATTGGAATTTATTTTCAAGTGGGTGCTGTAGGAATGAGTCGATTCATTTTAAGGAGTTTGAATCTCAATTTTGGGACAATATAGTGGAGATTTGAGGTGGCTTGAATTGAATTTGAACCAATTTGAAGTAAAAGATGAGCATGGAAGAAGATAAGATGTATATCCCCGTATATCATTTGTGTATCCCACATGCATCAATTGTGTATCCCCAATATATCCTCTGTATATCCATGTATACCTATGTGGAAGATACGTGTGTTGCCGCAAAAAGTTTTAAACTCGATTTTCAACTACGAGTTTGATTGGATTTGCTGTTTTGATTACATAAAGAGCCCAAGCGGGCAACAAATTTAtttgagaaaaaaaataattaaaaaaaaaaactacgagTTTTGACTCCAAACCCGTCTAAATGACCTCCAATCTTCCTTAGTTTTGTATATTGCTTCATCTATGTGTTTTTAACGAATTTAACTATATCcgttgaacaaaaaaaaaaaaattacctaggTTTTTTAAATGTTGTATGTCACTGATAACTTCGTTTTGGTTAGCTTTGATAGCATGCTATAATGGCTAATTGTTGGTAAGTAGTGGTTATTTGTTGTTATTTCTGTAGTTCTCTCTACACTATATAGTACTAGTAGTTGAATACAGTGAATTAGTGATACTGATTGGACTGGATATGAATTAGAAGGGTCCTTATAATCCGAAAGGGATCATTTGCTATTAGGCAACAAAATAAGTAAATAACGCGCATATTGAATTCAAAGGGGTTGTTAATACATGTATATTACCCTTTTGATTATGAACATGGTCTATTCATTATTTGGTTCAGTGAATAGGGGACTAGATACATGTCGTACAAACTAATCATGTGTTTAGTTTAGGACCGGATTAACTCAAATTTCTATAACTGTCGAGTCATAACATTTTTTTCATCCTATTCTCACTCATAACACATTCGGACTGAAGCTGCTTTTTGTCTCATAATGGCGCTATTGAGCTTGTTGGTCGACTAATGATCTTAATGCAATTCCATAAGCTACTACAAATTGGGAAATTGACACATATATATCAGGGATGGGAGTTAGGTAAGGTTGAGGGGTTCATCCGAGCCCTCTTCAGcagaaaattacattgtatatataagGTAAAATTATTTCTATGTATATATAGTTGATGTTGAACCCCTAACTTCTTCGTATATTTATTTCTTCATATTTTTGAATCCCTTTAATGAAAATCCTGACTCCCCCATGATAAGTATAGGTTTAAAAAAATGGTAGCCGTATAGCCAAGGTTAGCGTATGGAAATTGTACAAAATATAATTGGCATTCGGTTATCAAAGGATACAAAATACATGAAAATGACAGATTTTGAAGATCTTTCTGAATTCATGCCAAAAATATGTATGTATTGCTTAAAATAGGAGTTGTTTCATCCGCTTCCAAAATTTAGATTACCAAGGCTTGCCCCTTAGCTTGTTTTGAATATTTATGTCCCAGTGTATGTTTTGAACCTTTGTACAAGTTGTTTTTCTGTATCGGACTTATAGGGATGGTTTGGGTTACAATCTGAAGGACTCGGGTTGATTTTCCGCACTATGGAGACCTTTAGGAAT
The nucleotide sequence above comes from Lycium barbarum isolate Lr01 chromosome 3, ASM1917538v2, whole genome shotgun sequence. Encoded proteins:
- the LOC132633883 gene encoding LOW QUALITY PROTEIN: wound-induced protein 1 (The sequence of the model RefSeq protein was modified relative to this genomic sequence to represent the inferred CDS: inserted 1 base in 1 codon) yields the protein MNSETENKNKAIVKTLYKALACTYGDTKNVTGLIADDLEWWFHGPQNCHYMMKLLTGEISSKNNSFKFEPRSVDAIDDRVIVEGWEGAKAYWVHVWTLKDGIITQFREYFNTWLTVTXMRPTGRVRSATTLWQSHPRDLAKRSLPGIMLAI